A window of Aquipuribacter hungaricus genomic DNA:
GCCTCGAGCAGCTCCTCGGCGAGGGCGTCGACGGCGGTGGGACGGCGGGGGTCGGTGCTCACCGGAGGAACGTAGCCGCCCGCCGCGCGGGGGACCTGCCGGCGCACGGCCGGAGGTCCCCCGTCGGGCTCAGGGGCGGGGGGCCGCCCAGCCGCCCACCTGCGGGACCCCGGCCGACCTCACCAGGGTGGCCGGGTGGCCCCAGAGACCGCCGCGGCGGTCGTCCGCTGCCGCCGGGGCGGGGGCGCCGGCCGCGAGCAGCACGGCGACGAGCGCCGCGAGCTCCGCGTCGTCCGGGTGGCCGGAGACGACGCGGAGCCCGAGCGCGTCGTTCACGCGGGGGACTGGCCCTGCTTGAGGGCGGCCAGGCGCGACTCGACCTCGATCGCGGTGCCCGCGTCCTCGAGCTCGGCGAACTGGTTGTCCAGGCTCGACGCGGCCAGCTCGGCGTTGCCCAGGGCGCGGGCCTCCTCGCGGCGGATCTTCTCCTCGAAGCGGGTGAGCTCGCTCGTCGGGTCGGCCAGGTCGATGCTCTTGATCGCGTCGTGCATCTGGTTCTGGGCGACGGCGACCTTCTGGCGCGAGACCAGCTCGTCGCGGCGGGACTTGAGCTCGCCGAGCTTGCCCTTCATGCCCTCCAGGCCGGCGCGCAGCTTGTCCACCACGGCCTGCTGCGAGGCGATCTGGCCGCCGAGGGAGGACGCCTCCTGCTCCGCCTTGATCTGCCGCTCGATGGCGACCTTGGCGAGACCGTCGAGACGGTCGGCCTCGGACGCGTTGCCGGCGGCGCGCAGCTGGTCGCCGCGGGTGCTGGCCGCGACGGCCTTGCTGCCCCAGTCACGGGCGGCGGCGGCGTCCTCGTCGCGGTCGGCCTCCATGAGGCGCAGGTTGCCGATGGTCTGGGCGACCGCCTGCTCGGCCTCGGTGATGTTCGCGGTGTAGTCGCGGATCATCTGGTCGAGCATCTTCTCGGGGTCCTCGGCCTGGTCGATCATCGCGTGGATGTTCGCCCGGGCGAGCTGGGAGATGCGACCGAAGATGGACTGCTGTGCCATGTGAGCTCCTCCGTG
This region includes:
- a CDS encoding acyl-CoA carboxylase epsilon subunit encodes the protein MNDALGLRVVSGHPDDAELAALVAVLLAAGAPAPAAADDRRGGLWGHPATLVRSAGVPQVGGWAAPRP
- a CDS encoding PspA/IM30 family protein, giving the protein MAQQSIFGRISQLARANIHAMIDQAEDPEKMLDQMIRDYTANITEAEQAVAQTIGNLRLMEADRDEDAAAARDWGSKAVAASTRGDQLRAAGNASEADRLDGLAKVAIERQIKAEQEASSLGGQIASQQAVVDKLRAGLEGMKGKLGELKSRRDELVSRQKVAVAQNQMHDAIKSIDLADPTSELTRFEEKIRREEARALGNAELAASSLDNQFAELEDAGTAIEVESRLAALKQGQSPA